From Streptomyces sp. SAI-135:
CTCCTCGGGCTGAAAGACCACGGCTTCGACGCGGCCCCGACTCCCGTGGGCCTGACCGCTGACGGTCGTGAAGAGCTGACCTTCATTCCTGGCGACGTGGCTCTGCCACCGTTCCCGCCCTGGGTCTTGACGACAACCGCTCTCGAATCGGTGGGGCTTCTCCTACGCCGCCTGCACGCGGCCAGCGCAACCATCACTGTCGACCCAGACGTCAAGTGGCCCCAAGACCTCGCCGACCCGGAGGGAGGAACGATGTTGTGCCACAACGACGTGTGCCCGGACAACGTCGTCTTCCGCGACGGCCGCGCCGCCGCCTTGATTGATTTCGACCTGGCCGCTCCGGGCCGTCCTGTCTGGGACGTCGCCATGGCTGCGCGCTACTGGGTACCCATGCTTGATCCGGTGTCCGCGGCTGCCCTGTATCCCGCCGCACTGGATGCACCCGCACGGCTACGGATCCTCGCCGAGAGCTACGGCCTCTCTGCGGGAGAGCGCACTGTGTTGCCCGGCGTGATCGAACAGGCCACGGAGGTCTGCCGGGCTTTCGTCACCCGCCGCGTGGCTGACGGTGACGCTGTCTACCTCCAAGCGCTGCAGGACCGCGGCGGATGGGAACGCTGGGACCGCATGCAGACCTGGCTGGCCGACCACCGCGAGACGTTCACTGCCGCGCTGCTGGCCTGATGTGCCCGGCCGCTGATCGCCGGACGCCAAGTATCGGCCGGAGCTTGCAGATTGTGCCGCTCCGCGGCCCTACATGCTGATCACGGCAGACCTGGGCGAGTCCGGGGCGTGGGGCATGGCGCGTGTGGTGGCGCTGCACGGGATCGGTAAGCAGACACCCGGCGAGGAGACCCTGCGCAAGCAGTGGCTGCCCGTCCTCAATGACGTCCACCTCCGGGCACCTGTCAATGAGCCGTAATCGGCTCGACGGCCGCCGCCGTCGACGACGACGTCCGATCGGCGTGCTCGCCCAGCGAGCTGCAATTCAACGGCCGGTTCGTGTACTGGGCGTGCGCCGCAGAGCTGGACACGTCGACGCCGGCGGGTACGCAAGCACACAAAGCCACTGGAGGAGAAGGATCTTAAGGTCGAAGACCCGTCCAGGGCGTGTATCGCAAGTAGGCGGGGTACCCCTCGACCTGGTGTTTCGCGTGATAGTGGCATCCTTGGCCGGTGTTCTCATCCGATCACGCGGGCGCCGTGTTCTTCGATGTCGATGGCACCCTCGTCCCAGGTACGAGTTCGTCGGTCTTTCTGGCTGGCTTCCTTGGCCATGGGGACGAGTTGGCCAAGGCCGAGGACGCCTACGCCTCTGGCGTCGTGGACAACCGGCAGGTCTCCGAGCTGGATGCCGCGGGCTGGGCGGGGGTCCCCGAAGACCAGGTCTGTGGCTGGCTCGACGGGCTTCCCCTGGTCACAGGCATCACAGAGACCGTGGCCTGGTGCTGGCAGAACGGGTTGGTACCCGTGCTGGCAACCCTCGCCTGGTCTCCTGTCGGCAGCTACCTGACTGACCGCTTCGGATTCCACACGTTCAGCGGACCTCGGCTGGAGACCACCGACGGCCGGTTCACAGGCCGGGTGGCCCGTCACTTCGACGAGTACGACAAACGAGATTTCGCCCTCACGCAGGCGCGAGAGCTGGGGCTGGCTCCCCGCTCGTGCGGGGCAATCGGAGACAGCCGCTCCGACCTGCCACTGTTCGCGTCCGTCGGGTTGAGCGTGGCGTTCAACGCATCGGCAGGAGCGCGTGAGGCGGCGACCGTCACGGTGGACGACAACGACCTGCGGGGCGTGCTTCCCGTCTTGAGTCGCCTGGTCACAGCCATTCGTTGATGGCCGCGACAAGGACGGTCGCCTCTTAGCGAACCGCGAGCGTGTCGTACCTCGTGGCCACGGCCCGGTGTCTTTTGAGACGGATGACGGCGTACTAGACCACGTGCCGCTCGCGATATTCGACCGCGTCGAACTTCGGAGGCCGACCGCCACGAGAGCCGGGTTTCTTGCGGTTGCGGGCCTGGCGAACCTTGTCCGGGATGGTGCAGCGGATTCCGCGTCGCCGCAGGTAGGCGCGGTTCTTGCGAGAGGCGTACGCCTTGCCCGCGCGAACCCGCCGCGGCCGAGTGCGGGGCCGACCCGCCCCCAGGCGAGGAACCCGGACACGGCCCAGGCCAACCTCGAACTGCGGGGAGTCCCCTCGCTGCCCCGCGGTGTCGGCGGCGCACTACCGAGTAGCGCAATCGGTCGACCTCGACGCGGCGGACGGCCCACGCACCGCCGTCGGGGACTACAGCTGAGCGACCGGCAGCACTCTGTCCCGGCGGCCAGGGAGTGAGAGCCTAGAGCCCGTCCGCGACTGCCGACTGAAGGGCGACGGCGTCCACCACGCCCTGCTCGGCATCTCCGCCCGCACAACCTCGCACTCGTGGAGCAACGCGCAAACAAGCACGTCACCCAGCGCGGCAGAGATCACCAACGAGACATCGCCCAGACAAGGAGCAAGGTTCATTGCCGCCTGCCTCAGGGAGACGTCGGCGGAGTCGGCAGGCCTTCGTCCTTCGCTGACGCCACCGCCCCATCCCGGAGCAGCCGTGACGAGCAGGTCGCGGTCACGAAGGACGCCGAGCCGTGCGCTCAGGGCGCGTCGCCCGCTCCGGGGACGGCGACGTCAGGACCGCACGTCGGCCGTGCACCGTCAGGGCTGCACGGACCCTGCAGTCCACACCTACCTCACGGCGCACGGCCGACCACTACCGCAAGCTCAACTGGACGTTCGCATCAGTGCGGCGCTCCGCGTCCAGGGGTCGGAGCTCGCCCCCGCGTCATGCGTCTCCTCCTCGTGGTGGATCGGTCTTCCCGTCCCGGTCAGGGGCGCGCCCGTACCGCCCCGTTGGGTGGCGATGATCTCCGCCGCTATGGACAGGGCCGTCTCCTCGGGTGTGCGGGCACCGAGATCGAGCCCGATCGGCGACCTCAGCCGGGCCAACTCCCCGTCGGTCAGGCCCACTTCCCGCAGCCGCCTTTCCCGGTCTGCGTGCGTACGCCGTGAGCCCAGCGCGCCGACGAACGCGGCCGGCATTCGCAGGGCCGCTTCCAACAGGGGCACGTCGAACTTGGCGTCGTGGGTGAGCACGCACAGCACCGTGCGCGCGTCGGTCGCGGTGCCGCGCAGGTAGCGGTGCGGCCAGTCGACGACGACATCGTCGGCCTCGGGGAAGCGGGTCGTGGTGGCGAATACGGGGCGGGCGTCGCACACGGTGACGTGGTAGCCGAGGAACTTGCCCACCCATACGACTGCCGCGGCGAAGTCGGTCGCCCCGAAGACGATCAGGCGGGGCGGGGGCACACTCGACTCGACGAGCAAGGTCAGTCCGCCGGGGCAGCGCGAGCCGTCCGCCGACAGCTCGACCGTGCCGGTGCGGCCGGCGTCCAGCATGGCGCGGGCTTCACCGGCCGCCGTACGGTCCAGTTCCGTGTGCCCGCCGAGTCCGCCTTCGTACGAGCTCGCCCGGGAGGGCCCAGATGGCTCCCCCACCGCTTCGCTCGGCCGCACCAACAGGGCCGTGCCGAGGAGATCGGCGGGGCCTCGTACGACGCGGGCGAGGGCTGCCGGCTCGTCCCGGACCGCAGCCGCCAGGGCCGACCGGAGCACCGGTCTCCCAGGGGCCTGGGTGCCGACCGGGGTGACCATGACGTCGATGATCCCGCCGCAGGTCAGACCCACCGCGAAGGCGTCTTCGTCGCTGTATCCGAACCGTTCGACGACCGTCTCGCCGTGCTCCAGCGCTTGGACGCAGAGGTCGTACACCGCTCCCTCCACGCAGCCGCCGGAGACGGAGCCGATCACCGCGCCCTCGCTGTCGACGGCGAGGGCAGCACCGGGGCCGCGCGGGGCGCTGCCGCCGACGGCCACGACGGTGGCGACGGCGAACGCGCGGCCCTCCTCCATCCAGCGGTGCAGGTCCTCGGCGAGGTCAAGCATGGACGCCTGCCGTCAGAACGCGGTCGGGGCGGATCGGCAGGTCGCGGTGGCGTACGCCGGTCGCGTGCCAGACCGCATTGGCGACGGCCGCGGCGGCGCCCACGACGCCGATCTCGCCGATGCCCTTGATGCCGACCGGGTCGTCGGGGTCCGGGTCGTCGATCCAGTCCGCCTCGATGGCCGGCACGTCGGCGTGGGAGGCGACGTGGTAGCCGGCGAGGTCGGCGCCGTAGTGGCTGCCCAGGGCACGGTCGCGGATCGCCTCCTCGTGCAGGGCCATGGAGATGCCCCAGGTCATGCCGCCGACGAACTGGTTGCGGGCGGTGAGCGGGTTGACGATTCGGCCGGCCGCGAAGATGCCGAGCATGCGGCGCACCCGGACCTCGCCGGTGGCGGGGTCGACGGCGACCTCGGCGAACTGGGTGCCGAAGGAGTGTCGTTCCGTGTTGGCGAGGGCGCCGAGGGCCTCCGTGGTGTCGGATCGTACGGTGACCCCCTGCGGCGGGATGTCGGCGCCGAGGGCGAGCTTCTCCCGCAGCTCCTGTGCGGCGGCCATGACCGCCCATGCCCAGGAGCGGGTGCCCATGGAGCCGCCGGCGATGAACGCGGGGCCGAGGTCGCTGTCGCCGATGCGCACCCGGACGTTTTCCGTCGCGGTCTGAAGGGCGTCGGCGGCGATCAGGGTGAGTGCGGTCCGGGCGCCGGTGCCGATGTCGGCGGCGTTGACCCCCACGGTGAAGGTGCCGTCCGCCTCCGCGGTCACGGTCGCGGTGGACGGGCCGGCACCCGCCGGGAAGGAGGCGGCCGCCGTGCCGGTGCCGAGCAGCCAGCGCCCCTCGCGGCGCAGGCCGGGGCGCGGGTCGCGGTCGGCCCAGCCGAACCTGCGGGCGCCTTCCCGGAAACAGGCGATCAGGTTGCGCCCGCTGAACGGCAGCCCGGACACCGGGCCCGTCGCGGGGTCGTTGCGGGCGCGCAGTTCGATCGGGTCGAGACCGCACTTCTCGGCGAGTTCGTCGATCGCCGACTCCAGTGCGAACGATCCCGGTGCCTCGCCCGGCGCGCGCATGTACGTCGGGGTCGGCACGTCGAGCCGGACGAGCCGGTTGGCGGTGTGGTGGGCGTCGGCGCCGTACATGGTCCGGGCGGGGCCGGCGGCCGTTTCGATGAACTCGTGCACGGTGGAGGTGGCGCTGAGGGAACGGTGCTCCAACGCGCGCAGCCGGCCGTCGGCATCGGCGCCGAGCCGCAGGCGCTGCCGGGTGGGGCTGCGGTAGCCGGTGAGGGAGAACATCTGACGGCGGGTCATGACCACTCGGACCGGGCGCTGCAGTTCGGTCGCGGCCATGACGGCGGCCACCTGGTGTGCGCGGAGGCCCTTGCTGCCGAAGCCGCCGCCGACGTGTTCGGAGCGCACCCGGACAGCGGACGGGTCGAGCGAGAACATCTGCGCGAGTTCGCTCGCGACCCAGAAGGTGCCCTGGTTGGAGTCGACGACTTCGAGACGGCCGCCGTCCCAGCGGGCGGTGGCCGCGTGCGGCTCCATCATGGTGTGGTGCTCTTCCGGGGTGGTGTACTCGGCGTCCACGACCACTGCGGACGCGGCGAGTTCGGCCTCCAGGTCGCCGTTCTCGATCACGGCCGGCCCATGGCTGTCGAGCGGGTACGCGTCGGGGTGCTCGCCGGTGAAGTCGACGTCGTGCGGCTCCTGTTCGTAGTGAACCACCAGGGCTTCGGCGGCCTCCCGGGCCTGTTCGGAGGTGTCGGCGACGACCAGCGCCACCGGCCAGCCGGCGTGCGGCACCCTGTCGTTCTGGAAAACGGTCGCGGTCGGGTCCGGAACGCCCAGCACACCGACGTACTCCGTCTCGATCCGCGGGGCGTTGCCGTGGTGCAGGACGGCAACCACGCCGGGCATGGCGAGGACGTCGGCGGTGTCGATGGAGCGGATGCGGCCGCGGGTGACCGTGGACAGCACCAGCCAGCCGTGCGCGAGGTCGGCGAAGGGGATCTCACCGGCGTAGCGGGCGGCTCCGGTGACCTTGTCGCGGCCCTCCACGCGGGTGTGCGCGGTGCCGACGGCGTTCTTGCGTGCCGTGGGGCTGGTGGTCATCGGGCGGCCTCCTCGGTCAGTTCGGTCAGCACGGCCACGACGAGGTTGCGCATGAGGGTCACCTTGTAGGCGTTGTGCGGCAGCGGTTTCGCCGCGGCGAGTTCGGCGTCCGCGGCGGCGGCGAAGGTCTCGGCGTCGGCGGGCGCGCCGGTGAGGACGCGTTCGGCCGCCGTCGCCCGCCACGGCCGGGATGCGACCGCCCCGAAGGCGAGGCGTACGTCGCGTACGACGCCGTCCCGGACGTCGAGCGCGGCGGCGACGGAGCCGATGGCGAAGGCGTACGAGGCACGCTCGCGCACCTTGCGGTAGCGGGATCGGGCGGCCACCGGGGCGGGCGGCAGGGTGACACCGGTGATCAGCGCGCCCGGCGGCAGCGCGGTCTCGCGGTGCGGGGTGTCACCGGCCGGCAGGTAGAAGTCGGCGAGGGGCAATGCGCCGGGGCCGTCGGCGGTTTCGTACGACACGACCGCGTCGAAGGCGGTCAGCGCGACGCCCATGTCCGAGGGGTGGATGGCCACGCAGTGCTGGGAGGCACCCAGGATGGCGTGGTTGTGGTGCTCGCCCTCGATCGCGGGGCAACCGCTGCCGGGCACACGCTTGTTGCAGGGCTTGGTCACGTCGGTGAAGTAGCCGCATCGGGTGCGCTGGAGCAGGTTGCCGCCGACGGTGGCCATGTTGCGGAGCTGGCCGGAGGCGCCGGCCAGTACCGCCTGTGCCAACGCCGGGTAGCGGCGGCGGACCTCGGGGTGGGCGGCGAGGTCGCTGTTGGTGACCGTGGCGCCGATGCGCAGGCCGCCGTCCGCCGTCACCTCTGTGCCGTCCAGGGGCAGTTCGCGGACGTCGACCAGGCGGGTGGGCCGCTCGACGCCGGTCTTCATCAGGTCGACGAGGTTGGTGCCGCCGCCGAGGAAGCGGGCGTCGGGGTCGGCGTCCAGCAGGGCCAGGGCCCCGGAGACGTCGAGGGCCCGGTCGTATGCGAACTCCCTCACGCTGCCGTCTCCTCGCTTGTCGCTTCCGCCGCCTGGGCCACGGCCTGGACGATCGACACGTACGCGCCGCAGCGGCACAGGTTCCCGCTCATCCGTTCCCGGATCTCCTGGGCGCTCAGGGGTGGTGGTCCGGCCTCGGGGCGGACGTCGTCGGTGACGGCACTGGGCCAGCCGGCCGCGTGTTCCTCGATCACCGCGATCGCCGAGCAGATCTGGCCGGGGGTGCAGTAGCCGCACTGGTAGCCGTCCAGGTCGAGGAACGCCTGCTGCACCGGGTGCAGTCGGTCGCCCTCGGCCAGGCCCTCGACGGTGGTGATCTCGCGTCCGTCGGCGGCCACGGCGAGTTGCAGACAGGACACCGCCCGGCGTCCGTCGAGCAGTACCGTGCAGGCGCCGCACTGCCCCTGGTCGCAGCCCTTCTTGGTACCGGTCAGGTCGAGGCGCTCGCGCAGGGCGTCGAGCAGGGTGGTGCGGTGGTCGACGGGCAGACTGTGCTTCTCGCCGTTGATGTTCAGGGTGATGTCGCTGGACGTTGACGAGGGGGCTGGGGCCATGTTCAGCCTTC
This genomic window contains:
- a CDS encoding haloacid dehalogenase-like hydrolase, producing the protein MFSSDHAGAVFFDVDGTLVPGTSSSVFLAGFLGHGDELAKAEDAYASGVVDNRQVSELDAAGWAGVPEDQVCGWLDGLPLVTGITETVAWCWQNGLVPVLATLAWSPVGSYLTDRFGFHTFSGPRLETTDGRFTGRVARHFDEYDKRDFALTQARELGLAPRSCGAIGDSRSDLPLFASVGLSVAFNASAGAREAATVTVDDNDLRGVLPVLSRLVTAIR
- a CDS encoding xanthine dehydrogenase family protein subunit M; the protein is MREFAYDRALDVSGALALLDADPDARFLGGGTNLVDLMKTGVERPTRLVDVRELPLDGTEVTADGGLRIGATVTNSDLAAHPEVRRRYPALAQAVLAGASGQLRNMATVGGNLLQRTRCGYFTDVTKPCNKRVPGSGCPAIEGEHHNHAILGASQHCVAIHPSDMGVALTAFDAVVSYETADGPGALPLADFYLPAGDTPHRETALPPGALITGVTLPPAPVAARSRYRKVRERASYAFAIGSVAAALDVRDGVVRDVRLAFGAVASRPWRATAAERVLTGAPADAETFAAAADAELAAAKPLPHNAYKVTLMRNLVVAVLTELTEEAAR
- a CDS encoding 2Fe-2S iron-sulfur cluster-binding protein, producing the protein MAPAPSSTSSDITLNINGEKHSLPVDHRTTLLDALRERLDLTGTKKGCDQGQCGACTVLLDGRRAVSCLQLAVAADGREITTVEGLAEGDRLHPVQQAFLDLDGYQCGYCTPGQICSAIAVIEEHAAGWPSAVTDDVRPEAGPPPLSAQEIRERMSGNLCRCGAYVSIVQAVAQAAEATSEETAA
- a CDS encoding XdhC/CoxI family protein — encoded protein: MLDLAEDLHRWMEEGRAFAVATVVAVGGSAPRGPGAALAVDSEGAVIGSVSGGCVEGAVYDLCVQALEHGETVVERFGYSDEDAFAVGLTCGGIIDVMVTPVGTQAPGRPVLRSALAAAVRDEPAALARVVRGPADLLGTALLVRPSEAVGEPSGPSRASSYEGGLGGHTELDRTAAGEARAMLDAGRTGTVELSADGSRCPGGLTLLVESSVPPPRLIVFGATDFAAAVVWVGKFLGYHVTVCDARPVFATTTRFPEADDVVVDWPHRYLRGTATDARTVLCVLTHDAKFDVPLLEAALRMPAAFVGALGSRRTHADRERRLREVGLTDGELARLRSPIGLDLGARTPEETALSIAAEIIATQRGGTGAPLTGTGRPIHHEEETHDAGASSDPWTRSAALMRTSS
- a CDS encoding phosphotransferase, with the translated sequence MHFLFCWQFRPVTPKPPNTPPKADSPDAHDPDRPGAGWRVLYAPLCTRLLGGSVLDMTTEDEADREALVGGMVNAGSVFRRGALVERPAPPNAHALHAHLLGLKDHGFDAAPTPVGLTADGREELTFIPGDVALPPFPPWVLTTTALESVGLLLRRLHAASATITVDPDVKWPQDLADPEGGTMLCHNDVCPDNVVFRDGRAAALIDFDLAAPGRPVWDVAMAARYWVPMLDPVSAAALYPAALDAPARLRILAESYGLSAGERTVLPGVIEQATEVCRAFVTRRVADGDAVYLQALQDRGGWERWDRMQTWLADHRETFTAALLA
- a CDS encoding xanthine dehydrogenase family protein molybdopterin-binding subunit, translated to MTTSPTARKNAVGTAHTRVEGRDKVTGAARYAGEIPFADLAHGWLVLSTVTRGRIRSIDTADVLAMPGVVAVLHHGNAPRIETEYVGVLGVPDPTATVFQNDRVPHAGWPVALVVADTSEQAREAAEALVVHYEQEPHDVDFTGEHPDAYPLDSHGPAVIENGDLEAELAASAVVVDAEYTTPEEHHTMMEPHAATARWDGGRLEVVDSNQGTFWVASELAQMFSLDPSAVRVRSEHVGGGFGSKGLRAHQVAAVMAATELQRPVRVVMTRRQMFSLTGYRSPTRQRLRLGADADGRLRALEHRSLSATSTVHEFIETAAGPARTMYGADAHHTANRLVRLDVPTPTYMRAPGEAPGSFALESAIDELAEKCGLDPIELRARNDPATGPVSGLPFSGRNLIACFREGARRFGWADRDPRPGLRREGRWLLGTGTAAASFPAGAGPSTATVTAEADGTFTVGVNAADIGTGARTALTLIAADALQTATENVRVRIGDSDLGPAFIAGGSMGTRSWAWAVMAAAQELREKLALGADIPPQGVTVRSDTTEALGALANTERHSFGTQFAEVAVDPATGEVRVRRMLGIFAAGRIVNPLTARNQFVGGMTWGISMALHEEAIRDRALGSHYGADLAGYHVASHADVPAIEADWIDDPDPDDPVGIKGIGEIGVVGAAAAVANAVWHATGVRHRDLPIRPDRVLTAGVHA